One Phaseolus vulgaris cultivar G19833 chromosome 4, P. vulgaris v2.0, whole genome shotgun sequence DNA window includes the following coding sequences:
- the LOC137836809 gene encoding xyloglucan glycosyltransferase 4, with the protein MAPNCAVTTTEKSSTNNYTLLQVHDSDSPMFQEKQKATSRKQFTWFLLLKLHRVMTCLSWLTNGLKATFALVKKRVSLADMNDEGPNGRGRLYRFIKVFLALSIGALVVEIIAHFNQWNLHMIHPWEVQGLLHWFYVAWLSFREDYVAPLVLFVSKFCIVLFLIQSLDRLVLCVGCFWIKYKKLKPTIDADASDVEDPSNFPMVLVQIPMCNEREVYSQSIGAAAQLDWPKDRILIQVLDDSDDGNLQLLIKEEVASWKEKGINIVYRHRLIRTGYKAGNLKSAMSCDYIKDYEFVAIFDADFQPNPDFLKLTIPHFKGKPDLGLVQARWSFVNKDENLLTRLQNINLCFHFEVEQQVNGYFLNFFGFNGTAGVWRIKALEESGGWLERTTVEDMDIAVRAHLNGWKFTFLNDVKVLCELPESYEAYKKQQHRWHSGPMQLFRLCLPAILTSKISVWKKANLIFLFFLLRKLILPFYSFTLFCIILPLTMFIPESELPLWVICYVPIFMSFLNILPSPKSVPFLVPYLLFENTMSVTKFNAMISGLFQLGSAYEWVVTKKTGRSSESDLLALAERESKSSNEEKILRRHSESGLELLGKLKQSEVPSKKKRNRLYRKELALALLLLTASARSLLSAHGVHFYFLLFQGLSFLVMGLDLIGEQVS; encoded by the exons atGGCACCGAATTGTGCTGTCACGACAACTGAGAAGTCTAGTACCAACAACTACACCTTGTTGCAAGttcatgattcggattctcccaTGTTCCAAGAGAAGCAGAAAGCCACCAGCCGCAAGCAGTTCACGTGGTTTCTTCTCCTTAAACTCCACAGAGTTATGACATGTTTGTCATGGTTGACCAATGGTCTCAAAGCCACTTTTGCTTTGGTCAAGAAGCGCGTTTCACTGGCTGACATGAACGACGAGGGTCCTAATGGTAGAGGGAGGTTGTACAGGTTCATCAAGGTCTTTCTTGCTCTCTCAATTGGAGCCTTGGTTGTTGAGATCATTGCTCATTTCAACCAATGGAACTTGCACATGATTCACCCTTGGGAGGTTCAGGGTCTGCTGCACTGGTTCTATGTGGCTTGGCTCTCTTTCAGGGAAGACTATGTTGCTCctcttgttttgtttgtttccaAGTTCTGCATTGTGCTCTTCTTGATTCAGTCTCTGGATCGCCTTGTTCTCTGCGTTGGATGCTTCTGGATCAAGTACAAGAAGTTGAAGCCAACCATTGATGCAGATGCTTCTGATGTTGAGGACCCTTCAAACTTTCCAATGGTTCTTGTTCAGATTCCCATGTGCAATGAGAGAGAG GTTTATTCCCAATCCATTGGTGCTGCTGCACAACTTGATTGGCCAAAAGACAGAATATTGATTCAAGTGCTAGATGATTCGGATGATGGAAATTTACAGCTGCTCATCAAAGAGGAGGTTGCTTCTTGGAAAGAGAAAGGGATCAACATTGTGTACAGGCACAGATTGATTAGAACTGGGTATAAAGCTGGGAATCTGAAGTCTGCAATGTCATGTGACTATATTAAAGACTACGAATTTGTGGCAATTTTTGATGCAGATTTTCAGCCCAATCCCGATTTTCTGAAACTAACAATTCCCCATTTCAAG GGAAAACCTGACTTGGGGCTGGTCCAGGCTAGATGGTCCTTTGTGAATAAAGATGAGAATCTACTGACAAGGCTCCAGAACATTAACTTGTGCTTTCATTTTGAGGTGGAACAACAAGTTAATGGCTATTTCTTGAATTTCTTTGGGTTCAATGGAACAGCTGGTGTTTGGAGGATAAAGGCTTTGGAGGAATCAGGAGGGTGGCTGGAGAGAACCACAGTTGAGGACATGGACATAGCTGTCCGAGCTCACCTGAATGGATGGAAGTTTACCTTCCTTAATGATGTCAAAGTTCTATGTGAATTACCAGAGTCTTATGAAGCTTATAAGAAACAACAACATCGTTGGCACTCTGGTCCAATGCAGCTCTTCAGGCTATGTCTTCCTGCAATACTAACTTCCAAG ATATCAGTTTGGAAGAAGgctaatttgatatttttgttcTTCCTATTGAGGAAGCTCATACTCCCCTTCTACTCATTCACCTTGTTTTGCATCATACTACCTTTGACAATGTTCATCCCTGAGTCTGAGCTACCCCTTTGGGTGATATGTTATGTCCCCATTTTCATGTCTTTCTTGAACATCCTTCCATCCCCAAAATCTGTCCCTTTCCTAGTTCCTTATCTTCTGTTTGAGAACACCATGTCAGTCACAAAGTTCAATGCCATGATTTCTGGACTGTTCCAGCTAGGAAGTGCCTATGAGTGGGTGGTGACAAAGAAGACAGGGAGATCATCTGAGTCAGATTTGTTAGCCTTGGCTGAGAGAGAATCAAAGTCTTCAAATGAAGAAAAGATTCTGAGAAGACACTCAGAGTCTGGCTTGGAACTGTTGGGAAAACTGAAGCAATCAGAAGTCCCttcaaagaagaaaagaaacagaCTCTACAGGAAGGAGCTTGCACTTGCACTTCTTCTGCTCACAGCATCTGCAAGAAGTCTTTTGTCAGCACATGGTGTTCACTTCTACTTTTTGCTCTTCCAAGGATTGTCATTTCTGGTGATGGGTTTGGACTTGATTGGTGAACAAGTTAGCTGA